The following proteins are co-located in the Acinetobacter shaoyimingii genome:
- the ffh gene encoding signal recognition particle protein, producing the protein MFDTLTERLTQSLRNVTGSGQLTEDNIKDTLREVRMALLEADVALPVTREFIAKVKEEALGQEVMSQLSPGQAFVKIVHDELTKMMGEANESLDLAAKPPVVVLLAGLQGAGKTTTAAKLARFLQERQKKKVAMVSADVYRPAAIKQLQTVAGEVGAHFIESSADEKPITIVNRAIEQAKIQFSDVLIVDTAGRLHIDDDMMDEIKELHAAINPTETLFVVDAMTGQDAANTAKAFNDALPLTGVILTKTDGDARGGAALSVRAITGKPIKFLGMGEKLDALEPFHPERVAQRILGMGDVLSLVEELERKVDKEKAEKMAKKLQKGGNFNFEDMLMQFEQMNKMGGMMGFLDKLPGMSNSGIQDALAQANPEKQVKKMEAIIQSMTIKERRNPDLMNPSRKKRIAAGCGMDVAEVNKLIKQHAQMAKMMKKFANPSGMAKMMRSLSGMQKKFGGGGGMGPLFGDNTPKK; encoded by the coding sequence ATGTTTGATACCTTAACAGAACGACTCACGCAGAGTTTAAGAAATGTTACTGGCTCAGGGCAACTGACCGAAGACAATATTAAAGATACGTTACGTGAAGTACGTATGGCTCTGCTTGAAGCTGACGTTGCCTTGCCTGTAACTCGTGAGTTTATCGCGAAAGTTAAGGAAGAGGCATTGGGTCAGGAAGTGATGTCTCAGCTTTCGCCTGGACAAGCTTTTGTCAAAATCGTCCATGACGAATTGACCAAAATGATGGGTGAGGCGAATGAAAGCCTTGACCTTGCAGCAAAACCACCTGTCGTTGTATTGCTTGCGGGCTTACAAGGTGCAGGTAAAACCACGACTGCGGCCAAGCTTGCACGTTTCTTACAAGAGCGCCAAAAGAAAAAAGTTGCAATGGTTTCAGCCGACGTTTACCGTCCAGCTGCAATTAAACAGTTACAAACTGTTGCGGGTGAAGTTGGGGCACACTTCATCGAATCATCAGCAGATGAAAAGCCAATCACGATCGTGAATCGTGCCATTGAACAAGCAAAAATTCAGTTCTCCGATGTTTTGATTGTCGATACTGCAGGTCGTCTGCATATTGATGACGACATGATGGATGAAATTAAAGAACTTCATGCTGCGATTAACCCAACTGAAACTTTGTTCGTGGTTGATGCCATGACGGGTCAGGATGCGGCAAATACAGCAAAAGCCTTTAATGATGCTTTACCATTGACCGGTGTAATCCTCACCAAAACAGATGGTGATGCGCGCGGTGGTGCAGCACTTTCTGTTCGTGCGATTACTGGCAAGCCAATCAAATTCTTGGGTATGGGCGAAAAGCTTGATGCTTTAGAGCCATTCCATCCTGAGCGTGTTGCACAACGTATCTTAGGTATGGGTGATGTGCTGTCGCTGGTCGAAGAGCTTGAGCGTAAAGTCGACAAAGAAAAAGCCGAAAAAATGGCGAAAAAACTGCAAAAAGGCGGTAACTTCAACTTTGAAGATATGCTGATGCAGTTTGAACAAATGAATAAAATGGGCGGCATGATGGGCTTCTTAGATAAGTTGCCTGGCATGAGCAATTCAGGGATTCAAGATGCACTTGCGCAAGCTAACCCTGAAAAGCAAGTGAAAAAAATGGAAGCGATTATTCAATCGATGACCATTAAAGAACGTCGTAACCCTGACTTGATGAATCCGAGTCGTAAAAAACGTATCGCAGCAGGTTGTGGTATGGATGTTGCTGAAGTGAATAAACTGATTAAACAGCATGCGCAAATGGCGAAGATGATGAAAAAATTTGCCAATCCATCGGGTATGGCAAAAATGATGCGCTCACTCAGTGGCATGCAGAAGAAATTCGGTGGCGGTGGTGGTATGGGACCATTATTTGGTGATAACACACCGAAGAAATAA
- a CDS encoding cytochrome C assembly family protein: protein MISLPLVYTILALIAYTTSFWYLFLHLMSKRAPNHWFIGILSGLGLFLHGVVLYHDMVTPLGINYDVFNLMSFTTALMMLLSLLYSTYRPVIALNLLGIPVAALGLILGFTFSQTSLSIGKNSFGLDIHIILSLSAYAVLLMATIHAVLLWLQDRELKNKQKKRVWVSFLPSFQAMESLLFDMLITGFLLLTAALVFGFFTINDFFGQHLAHKTAFSIVSWFVYGSLLFGHYKFGWRGQKAIRFTILGFVLLGIGFIGSKFVLEMILGR from the coding sequence ATGATTAGCCTCCCTTTGGTTTATACGATTTTAGCATTAATTGCTTATACCACATCCTTTTGGTATTTGTTTTTACACTTAATGTCAAAACGCGCACCAAACCACTGGTTTATTGGCATTCTATCTGGTCTTGGTCTGTTTTTGCATGGCGTTGTGCTTTATCACGATATGGTGACGCCACTTGGTATCAACTACGATGTGTTTAATCTCATGTCGTTCACGACCGCGCTGATGATGTTACTCAGCCTGTTGTATAGTACCTATCGACCTGTCATTGCCCTGAATTTATTGGGTATTCCCGTTGCAGCGCTGGGTTTAATCCTTGGGTTTACCTTTAGCCAGACCAGTTTAAGTATTGGCAAAAATTCATTTGGTTTAGATATTCATATTATTTTATCGCTATCTGCTTATGCAGTTTTACTCATGGCAACTATTCATGCTGTTTTGCTTTGGTTACAAGATCGAGAACTCAAAAACAAACAGAAAAAACGTGTTTGGGTGAGCTTTTTACCTTCTTTCCAAGCCATGGAATCGTTGTTATTTGACATGCTGATCACGGGTTTCTTGTTGCTCACTGCCGCATTGGTATTTGGTTTCTTTACCATCAATGATTTCTTTGGACAACATTTAGCACATAAAACAGCGTTTAGTATTGTGTCTTGGTTTGTTTATGGTTCATTACTATTCGGACATTACAAATTTGGCTGGCGTGGACAAAAAGCGATTCGTTTCACCATTCTAGGTTTTGTCTTACTGGGCATTGGTTTTATTGGA